The segment TTTCATTCCACAGTATAATGTTATTCCACTTCCTGTGGATGGACATTCGGCACATTCAGTTAGGATGTAGCAGTCATATCCGGCTTTTTCAATTATATCCTTTGCAGAATCTGCCTGACGGTTTGCAACATGCTCAGGAAGGTTTGAGCAGTGCGATATACCAAGTATATCCCCGGTCTCTTCTGTAAAGTCATAGGGTTTTGGTCCTGATGGGCTTATAGTTGCATGAACAACTCCGCCACCACGGGGATAGTATCCTCTTTTGCGAGTATCTATCTCACATCTGTACCCCATCTTTGACATTGCTTTCAGTGTGACATTCTCAAGGTAATCAATACTTGGAGCCCACGAAACGTCTGTCCCTCCGATAATGTTCAGCTCGAGATCAATGTCAGAATATGCTGCAGCCGGCATGATACATTGAAGCAGAAGAGCTATGCTACCAGCGGTGCCGATATCAATATTATAGTAACCCCCCTTCACTTCCTGTGGAGAAAAAGTGACACTTGTAGAACCAATGCTAACTCCTTCCACAGTGGCACCACAGATAAGGGCAGCTGTTTCTATTGCTTTTACGTGCTGGGCTGAAAGGCCTGGCTTTGGGCGGTTGCTGCGTATGTCAGTGATGTGCACCGCTTTCCCTGTTACTGCTGAAAGTGCCACTGATGTCCTTAATATCTGGCCGCCGCCTTCACCGTAGGACCCGTCGATATGGATCATTGGCAGTTCCTCATTTTTGTCACTCCATCAATTCTTTCCATATTATTCCTCATTATTCTCCATTATTGTTCCTCATTTTCCTGAAAGCGTCCTTTACAGCATAGAGAAGAGGATCTACAACAGTGGCAACCGGTGGTGCATAGCAGGTTTCCATTGTGAGCATTTCATCTACTGTGGTCTTTTTCTTGATCATGAAAGCAAGGCTGTCGATCCGTTCCTTAACTCCGTCTTTGGCTATGACCTGTGCACCCACAAGATATTGTTCCCTGAAAAGAAGTTTGATATGGATATCACTGCTACCAGGATAGAAGGTTGCATGCGTTACTCCTTTGGCATAGCCTGTTACTATCCCAATGTCTTCTGTTTCTGCTTTTCTGGAAGTCAATCCCACAGAACCGATCAGGAGATCTCCTGCAACATAAACACTGGGTCCGAGAACAGGTCCTAATGTTGTTCCTTTACCACAGATGTTGTCTGCTATTACGGTAGCCATACGTCTTGCTACCGGTGCCAGTTGGATCATGTTTTTCTTTCCTGTGACAAGTTCGGTAACTTCAGAGCAGTCACCGCCGGCAAAGACATCAGTTGAGAAATTGTTATGGATCCGGACCTGAAGATTATCATTGGTGACCAGACCACCTCTTTCACCAACGGAAATGCCTGCTTCTTTTGCAATTTCTATGTCCGGAATTATCCCGGTACTAATAATAACTACATCTGCAGGAACTTTTTCTTTTGAAAGGACAACATATTCAGCTTTTTTCTCTCCTTCAATTCTTTCCGGGATCTCTCCTGTGATAAGATCGACTCCTATGGAAGTAAGGTAGCCTTTAACTATCTCCGACATGTCAGTATCGATCAGTCGCGAGAGTACCGAGGAGCTACGATTGATAAGTCTTGTAGGTATGCCGCGTTTTGCAGTTCCTGCAGCGATTTCTACCCCAATGGCACCAGCGCCGATGACAACAACATTCTCAGCAGAAAGGAGTGCACTTTCTATTTTCATACCATCAGATAGCGTTTGGAGGGTGAATACACCGTCCAGCTCAAGGGAAGCCTGCAGATGAGAAGGAATGCGATGGATTCCACCGGTGGCGATGACAAGTTTCTCAAAGCCGATATCCCTGTCCTCCAGTTTAATCTTTTTTTCGTTAAGGTCTATTTCTTTTGCTTCTGTTTCCAGCAGGATATCGATTCCCATTTTATCAAAGAAATCCGGGGTTCTTACGATGAGAGAATCAAAATCCCGTACCTTGCCGGAAAGCTTGAAAGGTATTCCACATTCGCTGTAGGATACATGACTGTCCTTTGAAATAACAATAACAGAAAGATCACGGCATCGTCTCACACGTGTGGCGGTTGACATTCCGGTGGCTCCTCCACCTAGAATGGCAACATCGTATTTTGTAATATCTTTCATAAGATAAGTTCGACAGCCTGGTTAATAGATTTTTGTACAGGACCTGACTAACATTTAGTAATTTTAAAAATGTATGGATAAGCAACGTATGGGATGATCAATGCAAGAATGATGTTAAGGATGTATGGAATAAGAATGCAATAGTGATGTTAATAGAGTGTAAAATTATTCAAGAATGTGTAAAATAAGCAATTGAAGAATGATGTTAAGAGTATGTAGAAAAAGATGAAGTTATCGACGAGCGAGTTTGGGGAGTGGGGGGTTATTGTAGCAAAAAATAATGTGTCCCGCTCGTCTTAATGCTGCTACATTATTATTCTATATATACATGTTGGTATGTCTTATTGTAAATTTCTACGCAATGAACCTAATACATTTCTTTACATTATTCCTTTCTGGATAATGCAAGACAAAATACATTGTTTTCAAATATAAACTTTATTTGTCATGAGGACAATTTAGACTGTTTTATTATAATCGTGTTGCAGAGATATTCTGGAAAGTTGAAAACCACAAGGTTATTAAACTGTAAGAACTAATTAGCCTATTGTGATCGAAGTAAGATCACGTCATAAGTAAAATTTAATTGGTTTATCAAAAATCCCATTGGGTGCTTTATCTAATGGGGGTAAGCAGATCATCAAAATATAATCTGAATCATATTCATGGTCACACTATTGGGAAAATAGTTGTGCCACATCACATAATACAAACATAGGGAGTTATCTAAAGGACCAGGTTTCATTCATATCTTAT is part of the Methanococcoides orientis genome and harbors:
- the rtcA gene encoding RNA 3'-terminal phosphate cyclase, with the translated sequence MIHIDGSYGEGGGQILRTSVALSAVTGKAVHITDIRSNRPKPGLSAQHVKAIETAALICGATVEGVSIGSTSVTFSPQEVKGGYYNIDIGTAGSIALLLQCIMPAAAYSDIDLELNIIGGTDVSWAPSIDYLENVTLKAMSKMGYRCEIDTRKRGYYPRGGGVVHATISPSGPKPYDFTEETGDILGISHCSNLPEHVANRQADSAKDIIEKAGYDCYILTECAECPSTGSGITLYCGMKGAYVPGKRGLPAEKVGSQAATELLDELSSHSSVDVHLADQLIPYLGLAKGGSLTVREISSHTATNIWVTEQFLDVKFKIQKKDNMMEILVI
- a CDS encoding FAD-dependent oxidoreductase, with amino-acid sequence MKDITKYDVAILGGGATGMSTATRVRRCRDLSVIVISKDSHVSYSECGIPFKLSGKVRDFDSLIVRTPDFFDKMGIDILLETEAKEIDLNEKKIKLEDRDIGFEKLVIATGGIHRIPSHLQASLELDGVFTLQTLSDGMKIESALLSAENVVVIGAGAIGVEIAAGTAKRGIPTRLINRSSSVLSRLIDTDMSEIVKGYLTSIGVDLITGEIPERIEGEKKAEYVVLSKEKVPADVVIISTGIIPDIEIAKEAGISVGERGGLVTNDNLQVRIHNNFSTDVFAGGDCSEVTELVTGKKNMIQLAPVARRMATVIADNICGKGTTLGPVLGPSVYVAGDLLIGSVGLTSRKAETEDIGIVTGYAKGVTHATFYPGSSDIHIKLLFREQYLVGAQVIAKDGVKERIDSLAFMIKKKTTVDEMLTMETCYAPPVATVVDPLLYAVKDAFRKMRNNNGE